A genomic stretch from Serratia entomophila includes:
- the sdhC gene encoding succinate dehydrogenase cytochrome b556 subunit, protein MGKNVKKQRPVNLDLQTIRFPVTAIASILHRVSGVITFVAVGILLWLLGLSLSSQEGFLQAAAIMNSFIVKFIFWGILTALAYHICGGVRHLLMDFGYIEESLAAGTRSAQVAIGLTVVLSVLAGVLVW, encoded by the coding sequence GTGGGCAAAAACGTGAAAAAACAACGACCTGTCAACTTGGATCTGCAAACGATCCGGTTTCCCGTAACTGCGATAGCGTCTATCTTACACCGAGTCTCTGGCGTAATTACCTTCGTTGCCGTGGGCATCCTCCTCTGGCTGCTGGGCCTGTCACTCTCTTCCCAAGAGGGTTTCCTGCAGGCTGCCGCCATCATGAATAGCTTCATTGTCAAATTCATATTCTGGGGCATCCTCACGGCGCTGGCCTATCACATTTGCGGTGGCGTTCGTCACTTGTTAATGGATTTTGGCTATATCGAAGAGAGTTTGGCCGCCGGTACCCGTTCCGCCCAGGTGGCGATCGGTCTGACCGTCGTGCTGTCAGTTCTGGCTGGAGTCCTCGTATGGTAA
- the sdhD gene encoding succinate dehydrogenase membrane anchor subunit: protein MVNNVSALGRNGVHDWLLLRASAIIITLYVLYILGFFVTAPDLTYEIWRGFFATSITKVFTLLTLLSILAHAWIGLWQVLTDYVKPLAVRLVLQLAIVVVLLVYLLYGTIVVWGA from the coding sequence ATGGTAAACAATGTTTCTGCATTAGGGCGCAACGGCGTGCACGATTGGCTGCTGCTGCGTGCTTCCGCTATCATCATCACCCTGTATGTTCTGTATATTCTGGGCTTTTTCGTCACGGCTCCGGATCTGACCTATGAAATCTGGCGCGGCTTTTTCGCCACTTCCATTACGAAAGTATTCACCCTGCTGACCTTGCTGTCGATTTTGGCTCACGCCTGGATCGGCCTGTGGCAGGTGTTGACGGACTACGTCAAACCGCTGGCGGTTCGCCTGGTGTTGCAACTGGCGATCGTTGTCGTGTTGCTGGTCTATTTACTGTACGGAACAATCGTAGTGTGGGGTGCTTAA
- the sdhA gene encoding succinate dehydrogenase flavoprotein subunit, protein MKLPVREFDAVVIGAGGAGMRAALQISQAGSSCALLSKVFPTRSHTVSAQGGITVALGNTHEDNWEWHMYDTVKGSDYIGDQDAIEYMCKTGPEAILELEHMGLPFSRLDDGRIYQRPFGGQSLNFGGEQAARTAAAADRTGHALLHTLYQQNLKNHTTIFSEWYALDLVKNQDGAVVGTTAICIETGEVVYFKAKATVLATGGAGRIYQSTTNAHINTGDGVGMALRAGVPVQDMEMWQFHPTGIAGAGVLVTEGCRGEGGYLLNKHGERFMERYAPNAKDLAGRDVVARSIMIEIREGRGCDGPWGPHAKLKLDHLGKDVLESRLPGILELSRTFAHVDPVKEPIPVIPTCHYMMGGIPTKVTGQALTVNEKGEDVVIPGLFAVGEIACVSVHGANRLGGNSLLDLVVFGRSAGMHLQESLEEQGESRDASESDVEASLERLNRWNNTRSGEDPVEIRKALQACMQNNFSVFREGDAMAKGLEELKVIRERLKNARLDDTSSEFNTQRIECLELDNLMETAFSTAVSANFRTESRGAHSRFDFPERDDANWLCHSLYLPQSESMTRREVNMQPKLRPAFPPKVRSY, encoded by the coding sequence ATGAAACTGCCGGTCAGAGAGTTTGATGCAGTTGTTATCGGTGCTGGCGGCGCAGGTATGCGCGCGGCGCTGCAAATTTCCCAAGCGGGCTCTAGCTGCGCCCTGCTGTCCAAAGTATTCCCGACCCGTTCCCATACCGTGTCTGCGCAGGGCGGTATCACCGTCGCGCTGGGTAACACCCATGAAGACAACTGGGAATGGCACATGTATGACACGGTGAAAGGCTCCGACTATATCGGTGACCAGGACGCCATCGAATACATGTGTAAAACCGGCCCGGAAGCGATTCTGGAGCTGGAACATATGGGGCTGCCGTTCTCCCGTCTGGACGATGGCCGCATCTATCAGCGCCCGTTCGGCGGCCAGTCGCTGAACTTCGGCGGCGAGCAGGCGGCACGCACCGCTGCGGCGGCCGACCGTACTGGTCACGCGTTGCTGCACACTCTGTATCAACAGAACCTGAAGAACCACACCACCATCTTCTCCGAGTGGTATGCGCTGGATCTGGTGAAGAACCAGGACGGCGCCGTGGTCGGCACCACCGCCATCTGCATCGAAACCGGTGAAGTGGTTTACTTCAAAGCCAAGGCCACCGTGCTGGCGACCGGCGGCGCAGGCCGCATTTACCAGTCCACCACCAACGCCCACATCAACACCGGCGACGGTGTCGGCATGGCGCTGCGCGCCGGCGTGCCGGTGCAGGATATGGAAATGTGGCAGTTCCACCCGACCGGCATCGCCGGCGCCGGGGTATTGGTGACCGAAGGGTGCCGCGGCGAAGGCGGCTACCTGCTGAACAAGCACGGCGAGCGCTTTATGGAGCGTTATGCGCCGAACGCCAAAGATCTGGCGGGCCGCGACGTGGTTGCCCGTTCCATCATGATTGAAATCCGCGAAGGCCGCGGCTGCGACGGTCCTTGGGGCCCGCACGCCAAGCTGAAGCTGGACCACCTGGGCAAAGACGTACTGGAATCCCGCCTGCCGGGCATTCTGGAGCTGTCGCGCACCTTCGCTCACGTCGACCCGGTGAAAGAGCCTATCCCGGTGATCCCGACCTGCCACTACATGATGGGCGGCATTCCGACCAAGGTGACCGGCCAGGCGTTGACCGTGAACGAGAAGGGCGAAGACGTGGTGATCCCGGGGCTGTTCGCCGTGGGCGAAATCGCCTGCGTGTCGGTGCACGGCGCCAACCGCCTGGGCGGCAACTCGCTGCTCGACCTGGTGGTCTTCGGCCGCTCCGCCGGCATGCACCTGCAGGAATCTCTGGAAGAGCAGGGCGAAAGCCGTGACGCCAGCGAATCCGACGTAGAAGCTTCGCTGGAACGCCTGAACCGCTGGAACAACACCCGTTCGGGTGAAGATCCGGTTGAAATCCGCAAAGCGCTCCAGGCCTGCATGCAGAACAACTTCTCGGTATTCCGCGAAGGCGATGCGATGGCGAAAGGGCTGGAAGAGCTGAAAGTGATCCGTGAACGTCTGAAGAACGCACGCCTGGACGATACCTCCAGCGAGTTCAACACCCAGCGCATCGAATGCCTGGAGTTGGATAACCTGATGGAAACCGCGTTTTCCACCGCCGTGTCGGCCAACTTCCGTACCGAGAGCCGTGGCGCGCACAGCCGCTTCGACTTCCCGGAGCGCGATGACGCCAACTGGCTGTGCCATTCGCTGTATCTGCCGCAATCGGAAAGCATGACGCGTCGTGAAGTGAACATGCAACCGAAACTGCGCCCGGCATTCCCGCCGAAAGTGCGTTCTTACTAA